The Euphorbia lathyris chromosome 3, ddEupLath1.1, whole genome shotgun sequence genome contains a region encoding:
- the LOC136222425 gene encoding ABC transporter G family member 29-like, whose product MKNMEGIESGRVSSRGSWRRLEGVFSGGRNSAVDEDEEALKWAAIEKLPTYDRLRTSILLSFADNNDGNNYKTAHREVDVRKLEVDDKQKFISSVFKVAEEDNEKFLRKFRQRIDRVGIKLPTVEVRFEHLTVEANCYIGSRALPSLLNSAKNIAESGLGMVGISFARKTKLTILKDASGIIKPSRMTLLLGPPSSGKTTLLLALAGKLDPNLKVSGEITYNGYKLKEFVPRKTSAYISQNDVHVGVMTVKETLDFSARCQGVGSRYELLAELARREKYAGLHPDPEVDLFMKATAIKGVESSLFTDYTLKILGLDLCKDTIVGDEMLRGISGGQKKRVTTGEMIVGPTKTLFMDEISTGLDSSTTFQIVKCLQQIVHLTEGTVLMSLLQPAPETFDLFDDIILLSEGQIVYQGPRDHVLEFFESCGFRCPERKGTADFLQEVTSRKDQAQYWANRNIPYRYISVPEFVQKFNKFHVGMQLKYHLSIPYDKSRSHKASLVFTKYSVPTMDLLKTCWDKEWLLIKRNAFVYISKTVQLIIVAFIASTVFLKTKMHTRNEDDGELYIGALTFTVIHNMFNGYAELSLMISRLPVFYKQRDLLFHPVWTFTLPTYLLSVPISILESIVWVVIAYFTIGFEPQASRFFKQLVVVFLIQQMAAGIFKLIAGLARTMIIANTGGALILLLIFMLGGFILPKGEIPRGWGWAYWLSPITYGHNAITVNEMFSPRWMDKLASDNVTRLGVAILKNFDIFPDENWYWIGVVALIGFIILFNILFTFALMYLSPPGKKQAIISEETAKEMEGNNSVSMDEPQKNAQRTSGQSDSNELSRNGSVAVKKGMVLPFTPLAMSFDNVDYYVDMPTEMKNQGVAESRLQLLRGVTGTFRPGVLTALMGVSGAGKTTLMDVLAGRKTGGYIEGDIRISGFPKKQETFARISGYCEQTDIHSPQVTVKESLMYSAFLRLPIEVSKEEKMSFVDEVMQLVELDNIKDGIVGLPGVTGLSTEQRKRLTIAVELVANPSIIFMDEPTSGLDARAAAIVMRTVRNTVDTGRTVVCTIHQPSIDIFEAFDELLLMKRGGQVIYLGPLGRNSHKIIEYFEAISGVAKIKEKYNPATWMLEVSSVAAESQLGIDFAEYYKSSSLYERNKALVKELSMPPPGASDLYFTSKYSQSTWGQFKSCLWKQWWTYWRSPDYNLVRFFFTLIAALIVGTIFWKIGTRRETANDLTVIIGAMYAAVFFIGVNNCSTVQPLVTIERSVFYRERAAGMYSALPYALAQVICELPYVLVQTTYYTLIVYAMVGFEWTAAKFFWFYYISFFSFLYFTYYGMMTASLSPNLQVAAIFAAAFYALFNLFSGFFIPRPKIPKWWVWYYWICPVAWTVYGLIVSQYRDIDDTIRAPGLEPDPSIKWYIMHHYGYDPDFMGAVAGVLVAFTVFFAFMFAFCIKFLNFQTR is encoded by the exons atgaAGAACATGGAGGGAATAGAGAGTGGAAGAGTTTCAAGCAGAGGTAGCTGGAGAAGATTGGAAGGTGTTTTTTCAGGAGGCAGAAATAGTGCTgtagatgaagatgaagaagctctTAAATGGGCTGCCATTGAAAAATTACCAACTTATGACAGATTGAGAACAAGTATCTTACTATCTTTTGCAGATAATAATGATGGAAATAATTACAAGACAGCACATAGAGAAGTTGATGTAAGAAAGCTTGAAGTTGATGATAAGCAAAAGTTCATCAGTAGTGTTTTTAAGGTTGCTGAGGAAGATAATGAGAAGTTTTTGAGAAAGTTCAGACAAAGGATCGACAG GGTAGGAATAAAACTTCCGACGGTTGAGGTTAGATTTGAGCATTTAACGGTGGAAGCTAATTGCTATATTGGAAGCAGAGCTCTGCCTTCACTGCTGAATTCAGCGAAGAACATAGCAGAATCGGGTCTGGGAATGGTTGGGATTAGTTTCGCCAGGAAAACTAAACTCACTATTCTAAAAGATGCATCTGGGATTATTAAACCATCAAG AATGACACTATTATTAGGCCCACCATCCTCAGGCAAAACAACCTTATTGTTAGCCCTCGCTGGAAAGTTGGACCCAAATCTTAAG gtTAGCGGAGAAATAACATACAATGGGTATAAACTAAAAGAATTTGTACCTAGAAAGACATCAGCATATATTAGCCAAAATGATGTTCATGTTGGTGTTATGACCGTCAAAGAAACTTTGGATTTCTCTGCCAGATGTCAAGGGGTTGGATCCAGATACG AACTCCTTGCTGAACTTGCAAGAAGAGAAAAATATGCTGGGTTACATCCAGACCCTGAGGTAGACCTATTCATGAAG GCAACTGCAATAAAAGGAGTTGAAAGCAGTCTGTTTACAGATTATACTCTCAAG ATATTGGGGCTGGATTTATGCAAGGATACAATAGTAGGGGATGAAATGCTGAGAGGGATATCTGGTGGTCAAAAAAAGAGGGTCACAACAG GGGAGATGATAGTTGGGCCCACGAAAACACTATTTATGGATGAGATATCGACGGGTCTAGATAGCTCCACAACATTTCAAATAGTGAAGTGCCTGCAGCAGATTGTACACCTTACAGAGGGAACTGTATTGATGTCCCTGCTGCAGCCAGCTCCTGAGACGTTTGATCTTTTTGATGATATAATCCTATTATCAGAAGGCCAGATCGTCTATCAGGGTCCACGAGACCACGTCCTTGAATTCTTTGAAAGCTGTGGGTTCCGCTGCCCTGAAAGAAAGGGCACCGCTGATTTCCTCCAAGAG GTAACTTCAAGGAAAGATCAAGCCCAATACTGGGCAAACAGAAACATACCATACAGATACATATCAGTACCTGAATTCGTACAAAAATTCAACAAATTCCATGTGGGTATGCAACTGAAATACCATCTCTCAATCCCATATGACAAATCCAGAAGCCACAAAGCATCTCTTGTATTCACAAAATACTCAGTTCCAACAATGGACTTACTCAAAACTTGCTGGGACAAAGAATGGCTACTCATCAAGCGAAATGCTTTCGTTTACATATCGAAAACAGTCCAACTTATAATAGTTGCATTCATAGCATCCACTGTGTTTTTGAAGACTAAAATGCATACAAGGAATGAAGATGATGGTGAACTTTATATTGGTGCTCTTACTTTCACTGTGATACATAACATGTTCAATGGTTATGCTGAGCTTTCACTTATGATTTCAAGGCTTCCTGTGTTTTACAAGCAAAGAGACCTTCTTTTTCACCCTGTTTGGACTTTCACTCTTCCAACTTATCTTCTGAGTGTTCCTATTTCTATCTTGGAGTCCATTGTTTGGGTTGTTATTGCTTATTTCACTATTGGATTTGAACCTCAAGCTAGCAG GTTTTTCAAGCAATTGGTGGTTGTGTTTCTGATTCAGCAAATGGCAGCTGGGATTTTTAAGCTTATTGCTGGATTAGCAAGGACGATGATCATCGCGAATACCGGAGGTGCTCTAATTCTCCTCCTTATTTTCATGCTTGGAGGTTTCATCCTGCCTAAAG GTGAAATCCCGAGAGGATGGGGATGGGCTTACTGGCTTTCGCCTATAACATATGGTCATAATGCTATTACTGTGAATGAAATGTTCTCTCCAAGGTGGATGGACAAATTG GCTTCAGATAATGTTACTAGACTTGGTGTAGCAATACTCAAGAACTTTGATATCTTCCCTGATGAGAATTGGTATTGGATCGGTGTCGTTGCTCTTATCGGTTTTATAATTCTCTTCAATATCCTCTTCACTTTCGCTCTTATGTACTTGAGCC CTCCTGGAAAGAAACAAGCAATCATATCTGAGGAAACAGCAAAGGAAATGGAAGGCAATAACTCGGTCTCAATGGATGAACCTCAAAAGAATGCTCAGAGAACGAGCGGTCAGTCTGACTCGAATGAACTAAGTAGAAATGGTAGTGTTGCAGTCAAAAAAGGAATGGTTTTGCCTTTCACTCCTCTAGCTATGTCATTTGACAATGTTGATTATTACGTGGACATGCCTACT GAAATGAAGAATCAAGGAGTTGCAGAATCCAGGCTGCAACTACTTAGAGGAGTAACAGGCACATTTAGGCCTGGAGTCCTTACAGCATTGATGGGAGTCAGTGGCGCGGGAAAGACAACGCTGATGGATGTTTTGGCAGGAAGAAAGACGGGTGGATACATCGAAGGCGATATCAGAATCTCCGGATTCCCGAAGAAGCAAGAAACCTTTGCAAGAATTTCAGGATACTGTGAGCAGACGGATATCCACTCTCCTCAAGTCACTGTCAAAGAATCCTTAATGTACTCGGCGTTCCTTCGCCTCCCGATTGAAGTTAGCAAAGAAGAAAAGATG AGCTTTGTTGATGAAGTGATGCAATTGGTAGAGCTAGACAATATCAAAGATGGAATAGTTGGGCTTCCGGGGGTTACAGGATTGTCAACGGAGCAGCGAAAAAGGTTAACAATAGCGGTAGAGCTCGTTGCGAATCCTTCAATCATTTTCATGGATGAACCAACATCAGGACTAGATGCAAGAGCAGCAGCAATTGTCATGAGGACTGTAAGAAACACTGTCGATACCGGACGAACAGTTGTATGCACAATCCATCAGCCTAGCATTGACATCTTTGAAGCATTTGATGAGTTGCTACTTATGAAGAGAGGAGGACAAGTAATCTACTTAGGACCACTCGGTCGAAACTCCCACAAGATCATCGAATACTTCGAA GCAATTTCCGGAGTAGCTAAAATCAAAGAGAAGTACAATCCAGCAACATGGATGCTAGAAGTGAGCTCAGTAGCAGCAGAATCCCAGCTCGGAATCGACTTCGCAGAATACTACAAATCATCATCTTTATATGA GAGAAACAAAGCTTTGGTGAAGGAACTAAGCATGCCTCCACCAGGAGCAAGTGACCTCTATTTTACCTCAAAATACTCACAATCTACATGGGGACAGTTCAAATCTTGCCTGTGGAAGCAATGGTGGACTTACTGGAGAAGTCCGGATTATAATCTCGTTCGATTTTTCTTCACCTTGATTGCTGCACTTATCGTCGGGACTATATTTTGGAAGATTGGCACTAGAAG GGAAACTGCAAATGATCTGACTGTGATCATTGGAGCAATGTACGCTGCGGTGTTCTTCATCGGTGTCAATAACTGCTCAACAGTTCAACCATTAGTAACAATTGAGAGAAGCGTGTTTTATCGCGAAAGGGCAGCTGGAATGTACTCTGCATTGCCATATGCCCTTGCACAG GTTATTTGTGAATTACCATATGTACTAGTTCAGACAACATATTATACACTTATAGTGTATGCAATGGTGGGATTTGAATGGACAGCAGCAAAATTCTTCTGGTTCTATTATATCTCATTCTTCTCATTCCTTTACTTCACATACTATGGAATGATGACAGCTTCCCTTTCACCAAACCTGCAAGTAGCAGCGATTTTCGCAGCAGCATTTTACGCTCTCTTCAATCTTTTCTCCGGATTCTTTATCCCAAGACCG AAAATTCCGAAATGGTGGGTGTGGTACTATTGGATATGTCCGGTAGCATGGACGGTGTACGGACTAATAGTTTCGCAGTATCGAGACATAGACGACACAATTAGAGCTCCAGGACTTGAGCCAGATCCTAGTATAAAGTGGTACATAATGCATCATTATGGATATGATCCAGATTTTATGGGAGCAGTAGCAGGAGTATTGGTTGCATTCACTGTCTTTTTTGCATTTATGTTTGCTTTTTGcataaaatttctcaatttcCAAACTAGATAG